A genomic region of Thermodesulfobium narugense DSM 14796 contains the following coding sequences:
- a CDS encoding DEAD/DEAH box helicase family protein, with translation MTKLYLQNIIDYISIENLPIKWQGFDFARFSNDKTLFDFQRDALKNAIKAMYLYFKDKGADKNELFNHYKLNGFEENFDYDLKKKQDSKTIKYFLEYSKDYPVIDNKISFAHFINRMSFWMATGSGKTLIVVKLIEILGKLIAKKELPKGDILFLTHRDDLLDQFKEHAEEFNSNNFDTLV, from the coding sequence ATGACTAAGCTGTACTTGCAAAATATCATAGATTATATTTCTATTGAAAACTTGCCGATAAAGTGGCAAGGATTTGATTTTGCTCGGTTTTCAAATGATAAAACGCTTTTTGATTTTCAACGTGACGCCTTAAAGAATGCAATAAAAGCAATGTATTTATATTTTAAAGACAAAGGAGCTGATAAAAACGAACTATTTAATCATTATAAATTAAACGGATTTGAAGAGAATTTTGATTATGATTTAAAGAAAAAGCAAGACAGTAAGACAATAAAGTATTTTTTGGAATATTCTAAAGATTACCCGGTAATTGATAATAAAATCTCATTTGCTCATTTTATCAATCGGATGAGTTTTTGGATGGCAACTGGTTCAGGAAAAACGCTGATTGTAGTAAAATTGATTGAGATTTTAGGAAAACTCATTGCCAAAAAAGAATTGCCAAAGGGAGATATTCTTTTTCTGACGCATCGTGATGATCTTTTGGACCAATTTAAAGAACACGCTGAAGAGTTTAACAGTAACAATTTTGATACATTGGTTTGA
- a CDS encoding CoA-binding protein, whose amino-acid sequence MVEENNIDMFEKFKKWAVVGASPKKEKYGYKVFKTLVGRGFAVYPVHVAAKEIDGFKVYPNISSLPEVPEAVVLIIPPDKTLPVLKDMVRLNIRNVWFQPGSESDEAIEFCKKNNINFVARACIMMDVSPESFRFEV is encoded by the coding sequence ATGGTTGAAGAAAATAATATTGATATGTTTGAAAAATTCAAAAAGTGGGCAGTGGTGGGGGCAAGCCCTAAAAAAGAAAAGTATGGGTATAAAGTTTTTAAAACCCTTGTTGGAAGGGGTTTTGCTGTATATCCAGTGCATGTAGCTGCCAAAGAAATCGATGGATTTAAGGTTTATCCTAATATCTCTTCTTTGCCAGAAGTGCCAGAAGCAGTTGTATTAATAATTCCTCCAGATAAAACTCTTCCTGTCTTAAAAGATATGGTTAGGTTAAATATTCGAAACGTTTGGTTTCAACCAGGTTCAGAATCTGATGAGGCAATAGAGTTTTGTAAAAAAAATAATATAAATTTTGTTGCAAGAGCTTGTATTATGATGGATGTTTCGCCAGAGAGCTTTAGGTTTGAAGTCTAA
- a CDS encoding serpin family protein, with protein sequence MKFLYFLLVLLLVMTIRSSAYAIDELSSLSENSNTFAFNIFKELNSDKNIVFSPFSIYTALSIASLGAGGTTKDEFDKVLNNNLSLEQFHQSYKDIIKSASIGSNKFNIANALWLDNGFQPEEDFLNSATTLFDSHVESLDFKNNPKNSSDTINSWIEQNTNGLIKNLLSPSSISSNTRMIITNAIYFKGNWERAFDPKEDSELNFYVEPDKPVKTTFMQQNGAFFYCENQSVKLLQLNYEGNSLSLIIILPEKDIDNFIKNLSDEEFRSLLRSMKPEELNIKIPKFKFIFSSDLTKQLIDLGIKSAFTTSADFSGISKSQNLYISDVIHKAYIDVNETGTEAAASTSVGFTTTAFNPFPVKNFIADRPFVFAIMDNKTKTLLFLGKILNPQ encoded by the coding sequence TTGAAATTTCTCTATTTTTTATTGGTCCTTTTACTTGTAATGACTATTCGATCAAGCGCTTATGCTATAGACGAGCTTTCAAGTCTTTCAGAAAATAGCAATACCTTTGCCTTTAATATTTTTAAAGAATTAAATTCTGATAAAAATATAGTCTTCTCGCCTTTCAGTATATATACAGCTCTTTCTATAGCATCTTTGGGAGCAGGCGGAACAACTAAGGATGAATTTGACAAAGTTCTAAACAACAATTTGTCTCTTGAACAGTTCCATCAGTCTTATAAAGATATAATAAAAAGCGCCTCGATTGGATCAAATAAGTTTAATATTGCAAATGCTCTATGGCTTGACAATGGTTTCCAACCAGAGGAAGATTTTTTGAACAGTGCCACCACCTTATTTGATTCCCACGTTGAAAGCTTAGACTTCAAAAACAATCCAAAAAATAGCTCAGACACAATAAACTCATGGATAGAACAAAACACAAACGGCCTTATAAAAAATTTGTTAAGTCCAAGTAGTATAAGCAGTAATACTCGCATGATTATAACCAACGCAATATATTTTAAGGGCAATTGGGAAAGGGCATTTGATCCCAAAGAAGATTCAGAACTAAATTTCTATGTTGAACCAGATAAACCAGTAAAAACAACTTTTATGCAGCAAAACGGAGCCTTTTTTTACTGCGAAAATCAATCAGTAAAGTTGTTGCAGTTAAACTATGAAGGAAATAGTCTTTCATTAATAATAATTTTGCCAGAAAAAGACATAGACAACTTCATAAAAAATTTAAGTGATGAAGAGTTTAGATCATTATTGAGAAGTATGAAACCTGAGGAGTTAAATATAAAAATTCCCAAATTTAAATTCATTTTTTCATCAGATCTAACTAAGCAACTAATCGATTTAGGAATAAAGTCAGCTTTTACCACAAGTGCTGATTTCTCTGGTATAAGTAAGTCTCAGAATCTCTACATTTCTGACGTTATCCACAAAGCATACATAGATGTGAACGAGACTGGCACAGAAGCTGCTGCATCTACATCTGTGGGATTTACTACAACAGCCTTTAATCCTTTTCCAGTAAAAAATTTTATAGCAGACCGTCCTTTTGTTTTCGCGATAATGGATAACAAAACAAAAACGTTGTTATTTTTAGGAAAGATATTAAATCCGCAATAA
- a CDS encoding DMT family transporter, translated as MKNLFSNFLFLILIIIWSYTAIVTKVALLYIDPFELSLLRTLIGAMFLFVIVLSLKKLTMPKNIWLIIILGFLQNSLLMIFYNVALVQGGAGKVVLLIYSMPFWTILFSVMFLKEKLSILQKISFVLALIGLIFILQLWTSNSNLLSYVAALLGGLSWAAANIVAVFIWRSKEKIDGITLSFWQMLFGFLGVFFFSFFVKISKPIEVNLTLVLALFFIGVLATGFAWFLWLYLLKNISPSVLGLTSLLVPIFSILEAWYHLGEVPGKYEIIGIFLILAALVLIYLNSLIKIRRTRV; from the coding sequence ATGAAGAACCTATTTTCTAATTTTTTGTTTTTAATTTTAATAATAATATGGTCTTATACAGCAATTGTTACTAAGGTTGCTTTGCTATATATTGATCCTTTTGAACTTTCTTTGCTCCGAACTCTTATTGGAGCTATGTTTTTATTTGTTATTGTTCTTTCTTTAAAAAAATTAACAATGCCAAAAAATATATGGTTAATTATTATATTAGGTTTTTTGCAAAACTCTTTGTTAATGATCTTTTATAATGTAGCTCTAGTTCAAGGCGGGGCTGGAAAGGTAGTCCTTCTTATTTATTCTATGCCATTTTGGACCATTCTTTTCTCTGTGATGTTTTTAAAAGAAAAGTTGTCTATCTTACAAAAGATATCCTTTGTTTTAGCTTTAATAGGACTCATTTTTATTTTACAGCTGTGGACCTCAAATTCTAATCTTTTGAGTTATGTTGCTGCCTTGTTAGGAGGGCTGTCATGGGCTGCAGCAAATATTGTTGCTGTTTTTATATGGAGGAGTAAAGAAAAGATAGATGGCATTACTCTTTCTTTCTGGCAGATGTTATTTGGTTTCTTAGGTGTTTTCTTCTTTTCTTTTTTTGTTAAAATATCAAAACCAATAGAAGTTAATTTAACACTTGTTCTTGCTTTATTTTTTATTGGGGTTTTGGCAACTGGTTTTGCATGGTTCTTGTGGCTTTATCTTCTAAAAAATATCTCTCCTTCGGTGTTAGGATTGACTTCTTTGCTTGTTCCAATTTTTTCAATCTTAGAAGCTTGGTACCATCTTGGGGAAGTTCCTGGAAAATATGAAATTATAGGAATATTTCTCATATTAGCAGCGTTAGTGCTAATTTATTTAAATTCTTTAATAAAAATTAGAAGAACAAGAGTCTAA
- a CDS encoding HesA/MoeB/ThiF family protein, producing the protein MISKQFEKNIMTLGEEDQTKLFQSTVSIIGMGGLGGFVLEHLVRLGVGHIKIVDKDVFEESNLNRQILSDMNSLGRQKVEIAKIRAKNINKEVIIDSFDTEFTEKNAIEILKGSNVAVDALDNNNSRLLLFKIAKSLGIPVVHAAVSMTSGEVRVFFPEDEIIDFKKNKGTEEYKGTISPTVAVAASIQAMEVVKILTNKGSMLKNGLYFDLKDNFYSVI; encoded by the coding sequence GTGATTTCAAAACAATTTGAAAAAAATATCATGACACTTGGAGAAGAAGATCAAACAAAACTCTTTCAATCTACAGTCTCTATTATTGGAATGGGCGGTCTTGGGGGCTTTGTACTCGAACACCTTGTTAGATTAGGAGTAGGTCATATAAAAATTGTAGACAAAGACGTTTTTGAGGAATCAAACTTAAATAGACAAATTCTTTCGGATATGAATTCCCTTGGCAGACAAAAGGTAGAGATAGCAAAAATCAGAGCAAAAAACATTAACAAAGAAGTAATAATAGATTCTTTTGATACTGAATTCACAGAAAAAAATGCAATAGAAATATTAAAGGGATCAAACGTCGCAGTAGACGCACTCGACAACAACAATTCTAGATTACTTTTGTTTAAAATAGCCAAAAGCCTTGGCATACCGGTGGTACACGCAGCAGTTTCAATGACCTCTGGAGAGGTAAGGGTTTTCTTCCCTGAGGACGAGATAATTGACTTTAAGAAAAATAAGGGGACAGAAGAATATAAAGGAACAATTTCACCTACTGTAGCAGTAGCTGCATCAATTCAAGCTATGGAAGTAGTAAAAATTTTGACAAATAAAGGCAGCATGCTAAAAAATGGTTTGTACTTTGATTTGAAGGATAATTTTTATTCTGTAATTTAG
- a CDS encoding DUF3373 family protein: MRKFSLFFALLFVFLLTSSAFAGPFSDVPANSWAYKAVQDLAAKGLVIGYGDGTFRGERLATRYEMAMVVARMLDMYEKGQNAQDQKIELNANDIATLMKLADEFKSELASLNVRVAALEKKAALDTVNFTGDARFRLAYRKQTFYALDEPYKVVSLGYTTQNLPGTTINGSYVLPVVNGLYPNGAQTVKPLDKEDTFMRYYIRLNVNAPVADNISYTARLSMEKNAGKNGTGDLSSPFGNPNTGAITSGYNDNDNRLFVERSFITWNLNPYPVTFLLGRLPTMVDSQYFNKFFLDSETEGAIVRFDLNNFLPQSNLSLAWVKFFDDGLITAENETYGLKDRDAYIASFKSKIFNAIGLEADYGTMPKFTYFSNNVTSTSASNPQYGKYNWWTIQSDFNFYGVNFWAGYQGTSVDMPAGINGPSSNYTYYGMNSVNGGAWRIGALYKLPVGYLWGDFYFGNNKWYNPVAFFYSSSDTSWKDFYQVWYILPIAKNTTLKFNYEYWKGKKPYATDVANQVYYTFNPMQLDTDQRYYIQMDVSF, from the coding sequence TTGAGGAAATTTTCATTATTTTTTGCTTTATTATTCGTTTTTTTGTTAACTTCATCTGCATTTGCAGGACCATTCTCGGATGTACCGGCTAATTCTTGGGCATACAAGGCAGTGCAAGACTTAGCGGCAAAAGGACTGGTTATAGGCTATGGAGATGGCACTTTCAGAGGTGAAAGACTTGCCACCCGTTATGAGATGGCAATGGTAGTTGCAAGAATGCTCGATATGTATGAAAAGGGTCAAAATGCACAGGATCAAAAGATAGAGCTAAACGCTAACGACATAGCAACTCTTATGAAACTAGCTGATGAGTTTAAGTCAGAACTAGCATCGCTAAACGTCAGAGTTGCAGCGCTTGAGAAAAAAGCAGCTCTTGATACTGTGAACTTTACTGGGGATGCAAGGTTTAGGCTTGCCTATCGAAAGCAAACTTTCTATGCACTTGATGAGCCATACAAAGTAGTTTCTTTGGGGTATACAACTCAAAATCTACCTGGTACTACAATTAACGGATCTTACGTTTTGCCTGTTGTCAACGGTCTATATCCAAATGGCGCTCAAACTGTAAAGCCATTAGATAAAGAAGATACTTTTATGCGCTACTATATAAGATTAAACGTTAATGCGCCAGTTGCAGACAACATATCTTATACTGCTAGACTTTCAATGGAGAAAAACGCAGGTAAAAATGGGACAGGTGATCTATCAAGTCCATTTGGAAATCCAAATACTGGAGCTATTACTTCTGGATACAATGATAATGACAATAGACTATTTGTAGAGAGATCGTTTATAACCTGGAATCTAAATCCATATCCAGTAACCTTTTTGCTTGGTAGACTGCCTACTATGGTTGATAGTCAATACTTCAATAAATTCTTTCTTGATTCAGAGACTGAAGGGGCAATCGTAAGGTTTGACCTAAATAACTTCTTGCCACAGTCGAATCTTTCACTTGCCTGGGTTAAGTTTTTTGATGATGGCTTGATTACTGCAGAGAATGAAACATACGGTTTAAAGGACAGAGATGCTTATATTGCGAGCTTTAAGTCTAAGATTTTTAATGCTATAGGCTTAGAAGCAGATTATGGCACAATGCCTAAATTTACTTACTTTTCTAATAATGTAACGTCTACTTCGGCTTCTAATCCTCAATATGGAAAATATAACTGGTGGACAATTCAATCTGATTTCAACTTTTACGGAGTTAATTTCTGGGCTGGATATCAGGGCACAAGCGTAGATATGCCTGCTGGCATTAACGGTCCTTCATCCAACTACACTTATTATGGAATGAATTCTGTAAATGGCGGGGCTTGGAGAATTGGAGCGCTATACAAGCTTCCTGTGGGTTATCTGTGGGGAGATTTTTATTTCGGAAACAACAAGTGGTATAACCCTGTAGCATTTTTCTACTCTAGCTCTGATACCTCCTGGAAGGATTTCTATCAGGTATGGTATATATTGCCTATAGCAAAGAATACTACTTTGAAGTTTAACTATGAATATTGGAAGGGCAAGAAGCCTTATGCTACAGATGTAGCAAACCAAGTATATTATACTTTTAACCCGATGCAGCTTGATACCGATCAAAGATATTATATTCAGATGGATGTAAGCTTCTAA
- a CDS encoding lysophospholipid acyltransferase family protein has protein sequence MKSKIIDFLIFFIDKIPDRLSSTFASICGRLMFFLLPRSRELILKNLSLVFPDWSDEKKRDLAVKNLSHYVLNLIELVKARNKEITEIMKNVEVIGLENFSEVLREKKSFVVASAHIGNWELLATMSIGLKIPIAIVVKEQVRDVIDRLFSFLRLTKGIILVEKENSLREGLKILKTGKLFALLSDQDAGKNGIFIDFFGIKASTYPGAAYFAYRGNVSMFTAFTFRKENNKHCLIIEPEIKIDRSLPRDEWILLAMTEVVRRTERMIRLHPEQWLWCQKRFKTLPNKEVNKELYG, from the coding sequence TTGAAGTCTAAAATTATTGATTTTTTAATATTTTTTATAGATAAAATTCCAGACAGATTAAGTAGCACTTTTGCTTCGATCTGTGGCAGACTAATGTTTTTTTTGTTACCAAGGTCAAGAGAGCTTATCTTAAAAAATTTGTCTTTGGTGTTTCCTGATTGGTCGGATGAAAAAAAAAGAGATTTAGCTGTAAAAAATTTGTCTCACTATGTTCTAAATTTAATAGAATTAGTAAAAGCAAGAAATAAGGAAATTACAGAAATAATGAAAAATGTTGAAGTGATAGGATTAGAAAACTTTTCTGAAGTGCTTAGAGAAAAAAAATCCTTTGTGGTTGCATCAGCTCATATAGGTAACTGGGAACTTTTAGCTACTATGTCAATAGGGCTTAAAATTCCTATTGCAATAGTAGTAAAAGAACAGGTAAGAGATGTTATTGATAGATTGTTCTCTTTTCTGAGGTTGACAAAAGGGATAATTCTGGTGGAAAAGGAGAACTCTTTGAGAGAGGGTCTAAAAATACTTAAAACAGGCAAATTATTTGCTTTATTGTCCGATCAGGATGCGGGGAAAAACGGTATTTTTATAGATTTTTTTGGAATTAAGGCTTCAACATATCCAGGAGCCGCATACTTTGCATACAGAGGAAATGTGAGCATGTTTACTGCCTTTACTTTTAGGAAAGAAAACAATAAACACTGTTTAATAATTGAGCCTGAGATAAAAATTGATAGGTCTTTGCCCAGAGACGAATGGATTTTGCTTGCAATGACAGAGGTAGTTAGAAGAACTGAACGGATGATAAGACTTCATCCTGAACAATGGCTTTGGTGCCAAAAGAGATTTAAGACTTTACCTAATAAGGAGGTAAATAAAGAACTTTATGGCTAA
- a CDS encoding DUF445 family protein has translation MKFDRVFFSLLIPYVLLFIFGNMFKFEFFLLIMPIFLGALVGYVTNVVAVWMIFNPKKKRFGYQGIVPKSKLEISERLSSVVEKELINHDSIMNMLENKSERVKKSLVDFLYSLLNNDFGTAKDCFKDKSSRFRSMFVRLYEKNLSIIVLFIDSIILKILSNPLNKLVNLEKIRTEIITSRNNIKEKFDTLLAEKTLADIFGNENLDLICNKIKQYLQSDFQEVLYSRLSEMSLNEIIPSSKLIVNFIINWLYTKLSDDEFVEKIASFIEEEIRASKKGIVEEALFFYTNVFAPNYISDKIKKFVATLRDEISSNEVIIEGIELSVNELMRKKINEIITADSFFNSYGKVFTFFEPNIDDLKLKIYNLKILDYFNYDVFEKVLFGLLNYLYENKEKIYFKNLYLAKRENFKIWLYEILGSDKANKKVNAIVEYFLSRRIGNIVLFFENMGLDIELILKDIIDRLYVYIKDWISLLISHVDVKLIVKEKIDSFSVEEMERLVFGIMDKEFRIIELLGVPIGALLGIIQVVMSLFK, from the coding sequence TTGAAATTCGATAGGGTGTTTTTTTCTTTATTAATACCATATGTTCTTTTGTTCATTTTTGGAAATATGTTTAAATTTGAGTTTTTTTTGCTGATAATGCCAATCTTTCTTGGTGCACTTGTGGGATACGTTACTAATGTTGTTGCAGTATGGATGATATTTAATCCGAAGAAAAAGAGATTTGGTTATCAGGGGATAGTGCCAAAATCAAAATTAGAAATAAGTGAAAGGCTCTCAAGTGTAGTTGAAAAAGAGTTAATAAATCACGATTCTATTATGAACATGCTTGAAAATAAATCTGAGAGAGTAAAAAAATCACTGGTAGATTTTCTATATTCTTTACTGAACAATGATTTTGGAACTGCGAAGGATTGCTTTAAGGATAAATCTTCAAGATTTAGATCTATGTTTGTAAGATTGTATGAAAAAAATTTAAGCATTATAGTGCTTTTCATTGATTCTATTATTTTAAAGATATTGTCCAATCCATTAAATAAACTTGTTAATTTAGAAAAAATAAGAACTGAAATAATAACTTCGAGAAATAATATAAAAGAAAAATTTGATACTCTTTTGGCTGAAAAAACTTTAGCTGACATATTTGGTAATGAAAACCTTGATTTAATTTGTAATAAGATAAAGCAGTACCTGCAAAGTGACTTTCAGGAAGTGCTTTATTCAAGGTTATCAGAAATGAGTTTAAACGAAATAATACCCAGTTCAAAGTTAATAGTAAATTTTATTATTAATTGGTTATATACAAAATTAAGTGATGATGAGTTTGTAGAGAAAATAGCATCTTTTATAGAAGAAGAAATCAGAGCTTCCAAAAAAGGTATTGTAGAAGAGGCTTTGTTTTTCTATACAAATGTTTTTGCTCCTAATTATATTTCTGATAAGATCAAAAAATTTGTTGCTACACTAAGAGATGAGATAAGTTCTAACGAAGTTATTATTGAGGGTATAGAATTAAGCGTAAATGAATTGATGAGAAAAAAAATAAACGAAATTATAACAGCTGATAGCTTTTTTAATTCTTATGGTAAGGTATTTACATTTTTTGAACCAAATATTGATGATTTAAAGCTTAAAATATATAATCTTAAAATTTTAGATTACTTTAATTATGATGTTTTTGAAAAAGTTTTATTCGGTTTGCTAAATTATCTTTATGAGAATAAAGAAAAAATTTATTTTAAAAATTTGTATCTTGCTAAAAGAGAAAATTTTAAGATCTGGCTTTATGAAATTTTGGGCTCTGATAAAGCAAATAAAAAAGTTAATGCAATTGTTGAATATTTCCTTTCAAGAAGGATCGGCAATATTGTCCTTTTTTTTGAGAATATGGGGTTGGATATTGAGCTAATTTTAAAAGACATAATTGACAGGTTATATGTATATATTAAGGATTGGATATCCCTTTTGATATCTCATGTAGATGTAAAGTTAATAGTGAAGGAAAAAATAGACAGTTTTTCAGTAGAGGAGATGGAAAGGCTCGTTTTTGGCATAATGGACAAAGAATTTAGAATAATAGAACTATTAGGAGTTCCGATAGGAGCTTTGCTGGGTATTATTCAGGTAGTAATGAGTCTTTTTAAATAA
- a CDS encoding GerMN domain-containing protein, protein MKKFIALVFIIGLFFLAGCNENQNNNIQQSVNNSSTSTSQQSVTSVNHNQRYEAMIYWEQEGKIVPVRKQVGTISELVDTLFKGPSEDERKSGYFSELPNVTPNKVILEGDKVLLDLPASFYEARGSFRVSNILKQIVYTCESFPGVKKVVFLKDGNPISVFPGEGFVLAPYVDKNSIRGQDKQ, encoded by the coding sequence ATGAAGAAATTTATAGCTTTAGTTTTTATAATTGGTTTGTTCTTTTTGGCTGGTTGCAATGAGAACCAGAATAATAATATTCAACAAAGTGTGAATAATTCCAGTACGAGCACTTCTCAACAATCTGTGACTTCTGTCAATCATAACCAAAGATATGAGGCTATGATATATTGGGAACAAGAAGGTAAAATTGTTCCCGTAAGAAAGCAGGTTGGAACAATTTCTGAATTAGTTGATACTCTTTTTAAAGGTCCTTCAGAAGACGAAAGAAAGAGCGGATATTTTTCTGAATTGCCAAATGTAACTCCTAATAAGGTAATTTTGGAGGGAGATAAAGTTTTACTTGATTTGCCAGCATCATTTTATGAGGCAAGGGGCTCTTTTAGAGTTAGTAATATACTAAAACAAATTGTTTATACTTGTGAAAGTTTTCCAGGGGTAAAAAAGGTTGTATTTTTAAAGGATGGTAATCCTATTTCTGTGTTCCCAGGTGAAGGTTTTGTCTTGGCTCCTTATGTAGATAAGAATTCTATTAGAGGTCAAGACAAACAATAG
- a CDS encoding ferritin family protein — protein MPDFGTPFAGLANRSKITHEELVRAIRFMVAAEYEAIQLYTQLAESTDNKLARDVLIDIANEERVHAGEFLRLLKELSPDEEKFYDEGAKEVEEIIEKNK, from the coding sequence ATGCCTGATTTTGGCACACCATTTGCAGGACTTGCTAATAGAAGCAAGATTACACACGAGGAACTTGTAAGAGCTATACGTTTTATGGTAGCTGCAGAGTATGAAGCAATACAATTATACACGCAGTTAGCTGAATCTACAGATAACAAATTGGCTAGAGATGTTCTTATAGACATAGCAAACGAAGAAAGAGTGCATGCAGGAGAATTTTTAAGACTTTTGAAAGAACTATCTCCAGATGAAGAAAAATTTTATGATGAGGGGGCAAAAGAAGTAGAAGAGATAATTGAAAAGAACAAGTAG
- a CDS encoding N-acetylmuramoyl-L-alanine amidase translates to MKYFNIVFFFLCAVIFACSIAKAEELLTVQNVFFKSSQDNNAVVFVQIQGEPKYSYFRLDDGRIVLNIENSKIIKKGAIIPASSSGVVSEIHFAQNTPDMVRIVVGSNVKAPYNITKINGGILISVGSSTPLISLVNGITSELQNVVPYNYTPEKNQLASNQTSQVNSSVSSSSINTLNVKNSKIIVIDPGHGGSDPGCVANGVQEKIATLGVALHLKPILEKMGFKVIMTRETDRDVWGRPNMPGFDADESELQARVNIANENGAALFLSIHFNACADPSIHGTQVYYYTPQSFRYASIMINDIAKVNPVYTDKPIRRPFWVIKYTTMPSILIETDFITNPSVAAQVYNPAYQEKIAQAIAQGIYDSYKEIYQ, encoded by the coding sequence ATGAAATATTTCAATATAGTTTTTTTCTTTCTATGTGCGGTGATTTTTGCCTGTAGTATTGCTAAGGCTGAAGAACTTCTTACTGTTCAAAACGTTTTCTTTAAGTCTTCTCAAGACAACAATGCAGTTGTATTTGTTCAGATTCAGGGCGAGCCTAAGTATAGCTATTTTAGGTTGGACGATGGAAGGATAGTTCTTAATATAGAAAACTCTAAAATTATTAAAAAAGGAGCTATTATTCCAGCTTCAAGTTCAGGTGTTGTAAGTGAGATCCATTTTGCCCAGAATACTCCTGATATGGTAAGGATAGTTGTAGGTAGCAATGTTAAAGCACCATATAATATTACAAAAATTAATGGTGGGATACTTATAAGCGTAGGAAGTTCTACTCCTTTAATAAGTCTTGTAAATGGTATAACAAGCGAGTTACAAAATGTAGTTCCTTACAATTATACTCCAGAAAAAAATCAACTTGCAAGTAATCAAACTTCTCAAGTAAATTCAAGTGTATCAAGTAGTTCTATTAACACGTTAAATGTTAAAAATTCCAAAATTATAGTAATCGATCCAGGTCATGGAGGATCTGATCCTGGATGTGTGGCAAATGGCGTTCAAGAAAAGATTGCAACGTTAGGAGTTGCTCTACACCTAAAGCCTATACTTGAAAAAATGGGGTTTAAGGTTATAATGACTAGAGAAACTGATAGAGATGTGTGGGGTAGACCAAATATGCCAGGTTTTGATGCTGATGAGTCTGAACTACAAGCAAGGGTAAATATAGCAAATGAAAATGGAGCAGCTCTATTTTTGAGCATTCATTTTAATGCATGTGCTGATCCATCAATACATGGAACTCAAGTTTATTACTATACTCCACAGAGCTTTAGATATGCAAGTATAATGATTAATGATATTGCAAAGGTAAATCCTGTGTATACCGATAAACCAATTAGAAGGCCATTTTGGGTAATAAAATATACTACGATGCCATCAATTTTAATTGAAACTGATTTTATTACCAATCCTTCAGTAGCTGCACAGGTTTATAATCCAGCATATCAAGAAAAAATAGCGCAGGCTATTGCACAAGGGATCTATGATTCTTACAAGGAGATATATCAATGA